Part of the Capsicum annuum cultivar UCD-10X-F1 unplaced genomic scaffold, UCD10Xv1.1 ctg4082, whole genome shotgun sequence genome is shown below.
TACCCTGCCATTAAAGCATGAAACTCCATACCAGTCTTTGCATGCATCAGAACTTGGCGTCCATGAAGCCAGTAAAGAATTATTCTGGTTCTTGAAAGTTGCTTTCCATTTTAGAAGAGCAGTTGCTTCCTCAGTGGACGCAAAAGTAATTGTAAAGAGGTACAAGAGATTGAAAAAATGAAGTAAAGAGAATATT
Proteins encoded:
- the LOC124891821 gene encoding MDIS1-interacting receptor like kinase 2-like, translated to MVSKIFSLLHFFNLLYLFTITFASTEEATALLKWKATFKNQNNSLLASWTPSSDACKDWYGVSCFNGRVNMLNITNASVFATLYAFPFSSLPFLEYLDFSMNNLSGTIPPEI